The genomic segment ACGATTTTGCCCTGTGCAAGGAACTGATCAAACTGCTCTTTTGGCATCATTGCCGGACGCTGCTTTTCCACTTCTTGCAAGATGGCATTAAAATCAACGTTCATTCCGAATGCCATAAATGCCAGCATGGAAACGACACTCAAAAAGGCAACGCCTGCCCCTGCCACAATCGCCGGAAGAGCCGCTCCTTTTTTCGTATAGACGATTCCCATCACCGAGCCCCAAACGGCACTAGAAAAAGCAAGTGTTGCTGCGAATGGGCCGGTAATGATCCAGCCAAGAAACGTAAAGGCAAGAGAGATCCACACCATTTTAGGTACTGTGCGATTTACTGCCAAAAGGATAAAAGGCAGCGGTATCAAGAAACTGACGAGCCCTCCCAGTACGGTATATGTACTGAGAAACAGCAGCACCAGTGCGATACCCAGCATAAGGGCATTTTCAGCCAAGTGTTTCGTTTTGGACGGCATGTCAGCACCTCATTATTCATGTCTCATGTACAAAAACTATGGAAAAAAGAGGGCCACGCAATTGTGCCCCCCTTTTTATAGCTTTTAAAAATTATTCAGCCGTGTAAGGCAACAGTGCTACTTGACGAGCGCGTTTGATCGCGATAGTCAGTGCACGTTGATACTTCGCAGAAGTACCAGTTACACGACGTGGCAAGATTTTGCCGCGTTCGCTGATGAACTTTTTCAGCAAATCAACATCTTTATAATCGATGTGCTTGATTTTGTTCACTTTAAAGAAGCATACTTTACGACGCTTATTAGGACGTCCTTTGCGTGCCATGATAGTCCCTCCTTCGTAGGAATGTGAAAGTTATACGATCTTAGAACGGCAAGTCATCATCTGAAATGTTGATCGGCTTGCCTGCACTCGCGAAGGGATCACCAAACGGATCGTAGTCATTGTTTCTTTGACCGGATGGTTTGTTACCGCCACCCATGCCAGGGCCTGGATCGTATCCGGAATTGTCTCCGCCAGCTTCATTGCCTCGACCGCCCAAAAATTGAACGTTCTCCGCAACAACTTCCGTCACATATACTCTTTTACCTTCTTTATTATCGTAGGAGCGTGTTTGCATACGTCCTTCAATAGCTGCTTGTCTACCTTTACGCAAGTAGCTTGCGCACAGATCGGCAAGTTTTTGCCAAGCGACAATATTAATGAAATCCGTTTCTCTCTCACCCGCTTGATTGGTGCGGGGACGATTCACGGCCACAGTAAAAGTAGCAACGGCAACGCCATTTGGCGTGTAGCGAAGTTCTGGATCTTTCGTCAGGTTGCCGATGAGAATGACTTTATTCATCTTGGTTCCCCCTCTGAACGCGACAATGATTACTTCTCATCACGAACAAACATAAAGCGGATTACGTCGTCATTGATTTTCATCAGACGCTCAGCTTCCGCAACAGCATCGGAGTTCGCTTTGAAGTTCATCAAAACGTAGTAACCTTCACGGAACTTGTTGATTTCGTACGCAAGACGACGTTTACCCATTTCTTGAAGCTTGGAGATTTCTCCACCATAGTTAGTTACAACTTCGCTGTAACGAGCTACATTGGATTTTACTTTCTCTTCTTCAAGGTCTGGACGCAATACATACATCACTTCGTATTGACGCATACCTTTTCACCTCCTTATGGACTTTGCGGCCCTAAACGGGCAAGGAGCGAGTGCTAAAAACGAAACGCACAATACATGCACTCCATAAATACTCGCATTATCGTATTATAGCAAAACGCCTATACCGAATCAAGAATTTCGTTCTAAACGTTGAAGCGGAAATGCATAACATCTCCATCTGCCACTACGTACTCTTTCCCTTCAAGACGGTACTTCCCGCGATCTCTGGCTGCTGCTACAGAACCAGCATCTACCAGATCATCATAAGCAATCACTTCCGCACGAATGAAGCCGCGCTCGAAATCGGTATGAATTACGCCTGCCGCTCCTGGAGCCTTTGTCCCCTGACGGATGGTCCAAGCGCGCACTTCTTGTACACCAGCTGTGAAGTATGTTACCAACCCCAGCAGCTTGTAAGCAGCACGAATCAAACGGTCGAGACCAGACTCAGAAAGTCCCAGCTCTTCCAAGAACATTTCTTTGTCCTCGCCCTCGAGCTCAGCGATTTCTGCTTCTACTTTCGCGCTGATGACAACCACTTCTGCGCCTTCATTCGCTGCATGCTGACGAACTGTCTGCACATGCGGGTTGTTGTCTGCATCGTTAATGCCGTCTTCCGCTACGTTGCACACGTACAGCATTGGCTTGATTGTCAGCAGATGCAAATCGCGAATCCATTTGCGCTCTTCATCATCGAGTTCAACACTGCGAGCAGATTGACCCTCTTCAAATGCTGCTTTCAATTTCTCCAGTACGTCCAGCTCTTGCTTGGATTCCTTGTCGCCGGATTTCACTTTGCGTGCAATGCGGTCAATACGACGATCAACAGAGTCCAGGTCAGCAAAAATCAGCTCCAGGTTGATTGTTTCGATATCGCTCAAAGGATCGACACGACCTGCTACGTGAGTGATGTTCTCATCTTCAAAGCAACGCACAACATGGGCAATCGCGTCTACTTCACGGATGTGTCCAAGGAACTGGTTGCCAAGTCCTTCGCCTCTGCTCGCGCCTTTTACCAAACCAGCAATGTCAACGAATTCAAACGCAGTTGGAACTACCTTGTTCGGTACAACGATCTGTGTCAGCTTTTCCAGACGCTCGTCTGGCACCTCTACGATCCCTACGTTCGGGTCAATCGTACAGAACGGGTAGTTAGCCGATTCAGCGCCCGCTTGTGTAATGGCATTAAACAATGTCGATTTTCCTACGTTAGGAAGACCTACAATCCCTGTAGCAAAGCCCATATATATACACCTCGTTCATTTTTGTTATCTAACTTGAAATAGTCTATCACATTCTTTCAATACGTCCAATCAGCCACTAACTTGAAAACAATGAAAGTAAATAACCGTTTCTTAAATTAGGAACGGGTTGACTACTAGGCGGTGAAGATCAGCATATTTCTGCTATCGGAAAATTTCACTATCCTATAATGTGGTACCGCCAGCCAAATGCGAAACTTGTACGGTAAGACCTTAGCGATCATGTAATTAACTATGGTGCCGTCAGCAAAACGCGAAATTCCCACGTTAACAAAACCAGCGTAGCTGTCACAGATGACGAAACAACTAGAAAACTAGAGAAGTGCCTTAGAAACGTTGATGTATTAAGGGTTTCGATATTAAAAAGGGGGTGTCTCTCAGTCGAAAAAATCGACTTTTGAAACAGCCCCTTCTTTATTTCCACTTACCAAGTCCAAAACTCTGTTCCTTGAGCAATGATTAATCTTTCCAACCAAGTTTCAAAATTCATCTTCATAGTTGATCCATTTTCCGGAATGACGTCATCATCATGATCAAAGCGAACTAAATAATGCGCTTTTCCTTCTTTTACACGATTTGAATCAATAAAGATATAGTCACCATTGCTCACAGAGATTGGATACCAATGTTTAGGCATATAATCAAGATGATTGTGTATAATTTTCTCTAAGCTTAATAGCTCATATCCACCTCCATATTTTATGTCCCGGAAGAGCCTAGCTCCATTGTGTATTTGTATGAATTTTTGGAAATCTACTGGTATGCTCCATCCTGTAACTCTTGAAAATTTTTCTATCTCAGAATCAGTTGCGGGAGTATTAAATGAAAAAACTGCTTGAAACACATCCCCTCCTGGATTTTGCACCAACAGTGTGTTGTCTTTATCAAGCCGACTTTTCAATCCCTCTAGTGCCATTAAGCAAATATTTCCTTTCAAAAGCAGATCTCCTTTCCAGCTTTAGTAGTCATCTCCATCTGGTACGTACTTACCATAAGATGCCCACCAAGGGGTAACTTCCTGCCTATGAAAATCCTCTGGTAATGGAATCAAGTTGTCGAAGTCATTGTACCCACCATAAGCCAATGGAATAATATGGTGGATATCTACATCGCTCCAATTAAAATTTGGTACACCATACTTATTCTCATACCATTTAATATATTCCTTCCTAACCCCTGGATCTCTTTGTTCTCGCTGGGATTTAGGAAGCCAAGCGAGGTCTGCTTCATCAGGCTCAAACATTTTTATTCTACTATGAGCGTCTCTATACTTAGGATATTCGATACCCTTTTTGTTAAGCAAAAATTCTTTTCCTACCTTATGGTCTGCATCGGTTTTCCCATTGGGCCATGTTGCTAATGACGTGCTTACAGTCCGCCAAAAATTTGTATCTACAATGCTGACTGGATCACTTACTTTCATTGCTCTTTTTTTTATTTCGGGAGCTGTAAAGGTGTAGTGAAAAACATCTTCATCACGGTATGATCGTTTCCGATTAGTTGAAGACTCCAATGTTACTTTCCCGGTAATCATGGCCACCCTGGCAACATTGATATTCTCAATTTCTATATATGAAACGATTTCTTTGTTTCGTTCATCTATTATCAGACCAGCTACAAGTTTAACACCTGAACCTCCTGTTTTTGAACGAAGGGAGACTTCCTCACCTGTATTTTCTTCCAGATGTAATTCCTGAACTTCATGCTCTGATATTTCGAAATTCTTGTCTAGTTTTTCTCCAGTTTCAGCTTCAAGTTCTTCTATTGCCGCTAGATGAATTGAAGAAAGTTCCTCTGCGTTTAAAAGTTCACCTGTACCAGAATCAGTAGTAAGTTCAATTTCCGTTGAAGGAAGCTTTTTTAGTTCACCTCTTTCTATTCTTTCTTCGATGCTGTCCTTAGAATTTTCCGCATACGAACCAGATGGACTTATTAAGAACACAGCGAAAGCGAGTAAAGTTAGTAAGTATTTCTTCACTTAATTATCCTCCTAACATTTAGTTTGGTGCGTTCTTTTACATGTTTTTCTTCTATGAATCTACTTGTTCTAAGGGGATAACACTAGATTTTCCCCTTACTACACTTTCTCACATTCTTTCTTCATCATTTTTGATTGAATGACTAGAATGTATTGATCCAATCGTTGGCTTAATTCCACGACGTCTTCATGCAACAAATCATTCTTCTCTAAAAACAGTTCCGCCAGTTGTTCCCGCAATTTTTCCACAATGGTTTTCAGTTGTTCTATATCCTGATTAATTCCTCCTTCCCGATCTAAAGGTAGCGTGGTACATTTACTTATAGGAGCTGTAACTGCTCCTTCTGTGGGCGTTCCTTCAACCTGGCAAAGGGGTGGAACGCCCTTTTCATGTGCACTAGCTCCTATGGTTTTTACCTCCTTTTTTTACATTTTTGTACATTAATTATGTACATTTATTACTATAAACCAACATTCAGCAAAACGGCCTCTGAAAAATTTTGAATGATAAAAAAAAACACCCTTTCGGGTGTTTTACTACTACTGCTTAACCTCCTGCACCGTGGGTATACGTGGTTACAACGTGATGACTACTAAGCACCTCCTGATGATCTGGTACAACGATTCCGTGAGAAAGTCCGAACAAAACAGTAAGTAGCAGTATCATACTCCGCATTACATATTTCTCCCTTCCAAAATGTTTTGGAATTCATCTATCTGCTGGTCAGAAGCACTATGTCTATATTTCCAGAACATAGCGACACAGCTTTGGAACTTTTCCTGCTCCATCATTCTACTCGCTAACGCAAGGCAGCGTAGTGTCTCGGTAATACCTTCTGCAACTCGCCCCTTATCAAGCTGATATATCGCCAAATGATACCGAAAATGAAGATGGCGGGTAAGACTAAAAGGATCTTTATAGTTTTGAAAGCAAGCAATCTCCTTAGAAAAACTCTCTACAATGTTATCTACAGATAGTCCGAATCGATTGGCCGTCTCCATAATGGTAAACATACCCGCTAAAATTTCTGATGGGTTATTGGCAAGATGATTAACATAATCAGAAAGTAACTCTGTACGCCCCATTAATAAATTCAACGTGTAGTTATTCGCTTTCGCCCATCGACGAAACTTTTCAATTTCCATTTCAGCCAGACCATCACGGAATTCAAACCACCCCAGCTCAGCATATGCTTGTACATAAGAAATGGCTTCTTCATACCGCTCTTGTAATTGTAATGCGAGTCCCTTTAGTAAGAAGCCCTGTCCATAATACACGACAAGATGGCGCTCTGTTTCAAGTATTCCCCCCACTCCATCAATTTCCCATCTTTGTACTTCCTCATTATAGATCAAGGTTGCTAACTCTCTTAGTTCATCTGCATAGCGCTCTACCTCCTTCCAGTTATGGAGCGTAAAGCACACATTTGCTAACTGTAGTAACGCATCTAATTGATAATTTTCAGGCAACCTATTTCGATAAGGGTGAAAACGGATGACAGCCTTCCATTTTTTCTCTGAATCAGCTTCCCCCTGGATTGCACGGAAAAGCCGATACTGAGACATTACAAAACGATCACAATGGCTGTCTTTTTCCGATTCAACCACAAGTTGATAAAACGGGATTGACTCCTGTCGTTTCCCATTTGTAAAAAGCTTCTCAGCCACAGAAAACAGAATGGACAGGTTTTTCTGATTATCCAAAAGTTTAGGGACAATTAACTCGATACAATCCTGCCTGCCTATTTCTGCACATCGAACCAGATAGGGAACAACTCGCGAACGAGACACTCTTCCCTCGACGATACATTCCGTTACATACATCTCATATAGCCATCCAGGGGCTTGATTAAAAGCTACAGCAAGTGCATCCAGATGACCAATCGTCATAGCCCGAGAAGGAGTTCGATTTAAAATATCGCTCAGTACTCCCTGATTAATACCTGTTATCTCGCCAAGTTTAGTCAGTGTGTAACCACGCTCTTTTAGGTGATGCTCAACTTCTGAACGTAACGATCGTTGAACTGTCTTGCCTTGCCTCATATTAAACCTACTCCTCCTTAGCAATAACAAAAGAGACATCGAACTCCCTATATTTTACCAAATGAGCAATTACATGTAAATACTTGGAAATTCCGACTTTCGTTGCTGATGATTCGTTCATTTAGAGTCACCCTCTCCATTAGTTGGAAGAGGGTTTTTTCATAATCATAAGCAAACCCGTCTCCGCAAAACAGGGACGGGTTGTCATTTGACATTGGGTTATCGAATTTCTGCGGCTATTCCCTAGCTTGTTGCTTTAATTTCTTTTCTTTTTCATCGGAGATATTAAATGCCTTTTTAAAATTTGGTACTGTTTGATCTTCCAACGGTTGTGAATTAATCCACTTCATAAATTCTTCTTCCCCTACATAATTTATAAGGGTGTCTTCAAAAAAGTATTCTTCACTATCAAATTTACGTAATAATTCATCTTCCGTTTGATGCGCTTCGGTTTGATGCTCTTCATGTGGCGCAAAAGTAGGGCCATCAAAATAGTGAGGCCAGAAGTATTTAGGATCAATTGAATTTGAATAATCAATGTACTTCCCATCATACTCCCCTTCATTATTTATATCGATATGCAAATGAGGACCAGTACTATCTGTACCAGTATTTCCTGATACCGCAATTTCTTCTCCTTTGCTCACAGAATCACCTGTCGATACAGATTTGGATTTTAAATGAAGAAACCTAATTACTAGTTTAGTATTCGTGTCAGGGTCCTTGTCTCTTGTTTCAATTGCCACATAATTGCCTGCACTTGTCCAATAACCTGCACTTAATACGGTTCCTCTTTGTGGACTGTATACTGGCTCTTTATTTACTGCAATATCCATTCCTTTATGACTCTTAGAATATCCCCTACTTAATTCACTATCAGTAGTAACCCAACGCCAGTTAAAATCGTCGTATGGATTTATCCCTTCTGCGTAAGCTGTTCCATTCCCAGAACTAACTACAACTGATACTGCGAGAGCAAAACCAAGAATACTCATCCTTACTTTTCTCATATTTCCATCCCTTCTATTTTGTGGTATATTATTGCCAATATGATTATAATGTTTATTTGTCAAATTTTCAATTAATTTAGATAATAAATATGTAAAAAGGTGGTAATTTGAGTGTACAAAAAGTTAAATTTATTCCTTTTGCTTTCTGCCGTTTCGATAGTTGGCTGTTCGACTACTAGCAATGCAGTATCAAAACAGGAAAGTCCTCACACTTCGCCAGCAGACTATACTAAAAAGCTGGAAATTCTTGATCGGTTAGAAAACCACGACTCTACCTTAAGTCGAATGACAGAAATACTAGCAATCGAATGGCATCATTTATTTACACAAAAGAATGAAGAGGATCTATGGAATACATATTTTTATCTCACTTGGAATTTGCGTCCAGACGAAAAAGAACGAGTAAGGAGCGAATTATCTACAACCCACAAAGAGCTCGCAACATACTTGGATATGCAGAAACAAGGCACACTTCCCGCAAAAGAAGTTAGTATTAAAAATATTATGGCTGAGAGAAACCCCAATAATGACGGTTATCTCGTGAAAGCAAGTTACCTTCTAACACTAAAAGACGGTACGACCAAAGAAGTACGGGTTGAACTTAACGCAGACGACTACATGGAAACTTTTAATCCTCGTTTTAACACGATAGCTACAGGAGAAAATCTTCCTGAACCCCAAAATGAACAAGAAAGATTACGTCGTGACTTTATACTTAGAGCACTTGACTATAATGTAATCAAAAAAATGACTTACGATGAAATTTTGGAGATGATCGACATGAAATCGGTCGATACAAAGTAAACCTATGTACGTTACGGTCAAATAAAGTGGTTGATTCATGTATTGGTAGGATGCGAGTAAGCATATTCACATTAAAGAACCCGTCCCTGTTTTTAAGGAGACGGGTTCTTTACTAAGCAATAATAAAATCAATAAACACAGTGAACGAAGCATACCACTCTTTGTCCAGTTAAATTGGCTTTCCCGCTGCCCGCCTAGACGGGGCATCTAAAAAATTCCTTATGATTTTTTGAATAAAGCAGGTCAATCCGTCGTAAAATGG from the Brevibacillus brevis genome contains:
- a CDS encoding DUF2232 domain-containing protein, with amino-acid sequence MPSKTKHLAENALMLGIALVLLFLSTYTVLGGLVSFLIPLPFILLAVNRTVPKMVWISLAFTFLGWIITGPFAATLAFSSAVWGSVMGIVYTKKGAALPAIVAGAGVAFLSVVSMLAFMAFGMNVDFNAILQEVEKQRPAMMPKEQFDQFLAQGKIVLPTSLVMFSFLSSAIIHGLASLIGRRLRRPIPALKPIREWSFPRSLLYYYFIAMISLLLFAESMQGTFWEIALMNLKVMLDAIFVLQGLSFCLFAAYLYGWKRLTPVLCLFIFTPLSIILSLVGIFDLGMRLREKLETRVKRG
- the rpsR gene encoding 30S ribosomal protein S18, with product MARKGRPNKRRKVCFFKVNKIKHIDYKDVDLLKKFISERGKILPRRVTGTSAKYQRALTIAIKRARQVALLPYTAE
- a CDS encoding single-stranded DNA-binding protein → MNKVILIGNLTKDPELRYTPNGVAVATFTVAVNRPRTNQAGERETDFINIVAWQKLADLCASYLRKGRQAAIEGRMQTRSYDNKEGKRVYVTEVVAENVQFLGGRGNEAGGDNSGYDPGPGMGGGNKPSGQRNNDYDPFGDPFASAGKPINISDDDLPF
- the rpsF gene encoding 30S ribosomal protein S6, whose protein sequence is MRQYEVMYVLRPDLEEEKVKSNVARYSEVVTNYGGEISKLQEMGKRRLAYEINKFREGYYVLMNFKANSDAVAEAERLMKINDDVIRFMFVRDEK
- the ychF gene encoding redox-regulated ATPase YchF, with the protein product MGFATGIVGLPNVGKSTLFNAITQAGAESANYPFCTIDPNVGIVEVPDERLEKLTQIVVPNKVVPTAFEFVDIAGLVKGASRGEGLGNQFLGHIREVDAIAHVVRCFEDENITHVAGRVDPLSDIETINLELIFADLDSVDRRIDRIARKVKSGDKESKQELDVLEKLKAAFEEGQSARSVELDDEERKWIRDLHLLTIKPMLYVCNVAEDGINDADNNPHVQTVRQHAANEGAEVVVISAKVEAEIAELEGEDKEMFLEELGLSESGLDRLIRAAYKLLGLVTYFTAGVQEVRAWTIRQGTKAPGAAGVIHTDFERGFIRAEVIAYDDLVDAGSVAAARDRGKYRLEGKEYVVADGDVMHFRFNV
- a CDS encoding SMI1/KNR4 family protein, which produces MKGNICLMALEGLKSRLDKDNTLLVQNPGGDVFQAVFSFNTPATDSEIEKFSRVTGWSIPVDFQKFIQIHNGARLFRDIKYGGGYELLSLEKIIHNHLDYMPKHWYPISVSNGDYIFIDSNRVKEGKAHYLVRFDHDDDVIPENGSTMKMNFETWLERLIIAQGTEFWTW
- a CDS encoding HNH endonuclease, which translates into the protein MKKYLLTLLAFAVFLISPSGSYAENSKDSIEERIERGELKKLPSTEIELTTDSGTGELLNAEELSSIHLAAIEELEAETGEKLDKNFEISEHEVQELHLEENTGEEVSLRSKTGGSGVKLVAGLIIDERNKEIVSYIEIENINVARVAMITGKVTLESSTNRKRSYRDEDVFHYTFTAPEIKKRAMKVSDPVSIVDTNFWRTVSTSLATWPNGKTDADHKVGKEFLLNKKGIEYPKYRDAHSRIKMFEPDEADLAWLPKSQREQRDPGVRKEYIKWYENKYGVPNFNWSDVDIHHIIPLAYGGYNDFDNLIPLPEDFHRQEVTPWWASYGKYVPDGDDY
- a CDS encoding aspartyl-phosphate phosphatase Spo0E family protein, whose product is MEKLREQLAELFLEKNDLLHEDVVELSQRLDQYILVIQSKMMKKECEKV
- a CDS encoding helix-turn-helix domain-containing protein, which gives rise to MRQGKTVQRSLRSEVEHHLKERGYTLTKLGEITGINQGVLSDILNRTPSRAMTIGHLDALAVAFNQAPGWLYEMYVTECIVEGRVSRSRVVPYLVRCAEIGRQDCIELIVPKLLDNQKNLSILFSVAEKLFTNGKRQESIPFYQLVVESEKDSHCDRFVMSQYRLFRAIQGEADSEKKWKAVIRFHPYRNRLPENYQLDALLQLANVCFTLHNWKEVERYADELRELATLIYNEEVQRWEIDGVGGILETERHLVVYYGQGFLLKGLALQLQERYEEAISYVQAYAELGWFEFRDGLAEMEIEKFRRWAKANNYTLNLLMGRTELLSDYVNHLANNPSEILAGMFTIMETANRFGLSVDNIVESFSKEIACFQNYKDPFSLTRHLHFRYHLAIYQLDKGRVAEGITETLRCLALASRMMEQEKFQSCVAMFWKYRHSASDQQIDEFQNILEGRNM
- a CDS encoding M23 family metallopeptidase — translated: MRKVRMSILGFALAVSVVVSSGNGTAYAEGINPYDDFNWRWVTTDSELSRGYSKSHKGMDIAVNKEPVYSPQRGTVLSAGYWTSAGNYVAIETRDKDPDTNTKLVIRFLHLKSKSVSTGDSVSKGEEIAVSGNTGTDSTGPHLHIDINNEGEYDGKYIDYSNSIDPKYFWPHYFDGPTFAPHEEHQTEAHQTEDELLRKFDSEEYFFEDTLINYVGEEEFMKWINSQPLEDQTVPNFKKAFNISDEKEKKLKQQARE